A portion of the Lysinibacillus timonensis genome contains these proteins:
- a CDS encoding MBL fold metallo-hydrolase — protein MRFSVLASGSTGNAIYVESDEHAFLVDAGLSGKKMEQLFAKIDRDMSKLSGILVTHEHSDHIKGLGVVARKYKLPVFANEKTWSAMDGLVGNIPDEQRFLFNMETVQSFGSLSIESFAVSHDAADPMFYVFHENNRKLVVITDTGYVSDRMKGIIRGADSYVFESNHDIGMLQMGRYPWSIKRRILSDVGHVSNEDAAIAMSEVVYEKPTQIYLSHLSKDNNMKDLARMSVSQTLQSCGILAGEFVHLHDTDAEEPTLLVNV, from the coding sequence ATGCGATTTAGTGTTTTAGCAAGCGGTAGTACTGGAAATGCAATATATGTGGAAAGTGATGAACATGCATTTTTAGTAGATGCAGGTTTAAGCGGTAAAAAAATGGAGCAACTTTTTGCTAAAATTGATCGCGATATGAGTAAGTTATCAGGTATTCTTGTCACTCATGAACATAGTGACCATATTAAAGGGCTTGGTGTGGTTGCTCGTAAATATAAATTACCAGTCTTTGCAAATGAAAAAACTTGGTCAGCGATGGATGGACTTGTAGGCAATATTCCTGATGAACAACGTTTCTTGTTTAACATGGAAACTGTCCAATCCTTTGGTTCTTTAAGTATTGAATCATTCGCGGTGTCACATGATGCAGCAGATCCCATGTTTTATGTGTTTCATGAAAATAATCGAAAGTTAGTAGTCATTACAGATACTGGATATGTTAGCGATCGTATGAAAGGCATTATCCGTGGTGCAGATTCTTATGTATTTGAAAGTAATCATGATATTGGGATGCTTCAAATGGGACGATATCCATGGTCAATAAAACGCCGTATTTTGAGCGATGTTGGCCATGTATCCAACGAAGATGCCGCAATTGCGATGAGTGAAGTGGTCTATGAAAAGCCTACACAAATCTACCTTTCTCATTTAAGTAAAGATAATAATATGAAGGATTTAGCGCGGATGAGTGTATCTCAAACTTTGCAATCGTGTGGCATACTTGCAGGTGAATTTGTACATTTACATGATACAGATGCTGAAGAACCAACTTTGTTAGTGAATGTTTAA
- a CDS encoding S1C family serine protease, which yields MSYYDDENRNNDLNNPLDAQQTNEPYSSNISPLQERLRREEEEENKRRAKQKGGNKGGYFVSGLAGVIVGALVMWLLLPSMVGQLPSSSANTITQEQTTIDQTATEVTTDITKAVDKVSDAVVGITNIQEVTDFWNQRSMTQEAGSGSGVIYKIENDQAFVITNYHVVEGAKQLEVTLTDGTKEEATLVGSDIWTDLAVVSISSENVKTVAQFGDSDVLKQGETVIAIGNPLGLDFYGSVTTGVISGTDRAVPVDLNADGTQDWETEVLQTDAAINPGNSGGALVNIVGDLIGINSMKIAESTVEGLGFAIPINTVIPVIEELERNGEVRRPTLGIGLLDLTEVPAFYQQQTLRLPEEVTTGVVISEVVQGSPADRAGVQQYDVVIEMDGEKIENSIDLRQHLYNETEVGDTLSMKVYRQGKIVELELKLTEGTNV from the coding sequence ATGAGTTATTACGATGATGAAAATCGAAACAACGATTTAAATAATCCCCTGGATGCTCAACAAACAAATGAACCATATTCATCAAATATTTCACCACTCCAAGAAAGGTTAAGGCGCGAGGAAGAAGAGGAAAATAAACGAAGAGCGAAACAAAAAGGTGGGAATAAGGGAGGATATTTTGTAAGTGGTTTGGCAGGTGTGATCGTTGGTGCACTCGTTATGTGGTTACTACTACCTTCTATGGTTGGACAACTTCCAAGCAGCTCTGCAAATACTATTACTCAAGAACAAACAACAATAGACCAAACAGCAACGGAGGTAACAACGGATATTACAAAAGCTGTTGATAAGGTGTCAGATGCTGTTGTTGGTATAACCAATATTCAAGAAGTGACAGACTTTTGGAATCAACGTTCCATGACACAAGAAGCTGGTAGTGGTTCTGGTGTAATTTATAAAATTGAAAATGACCAAGCATTTGTTATAACAAACTACCATGTTGTAGAAGGAGCTAAACAATTAGAGGTAACCCTTACTGATGGTACGAAGGAAGAAGCAACTTTAGTCGGAAGCGATATATGGACTGACTTAGCAGTGGTGTCAATCAGCAGTGAAAATGTGAAGACAGTTGCCCAATTTGGGGACTCTGACGTTTTGAAACAAGGAGAAACAGTTATTGCTATTGGCAACCCGCTTGGTCTTGATTTCTATGGATCAGTAACAACAGGTGTTATTTCAGGTACAGATCGGGCGGTACCAGTTGATTTAAACGCTGATGGAACGCAAGATTGGGAAACAGAAGTATTACAAACAGATGCAGCCATCAATCCTGGTAACAGTGGTGGTGCTTTAGTGAATATTGTAGGAGATTTAATTGGAATCAATTCAATGAAAATTGCAGAATCGACTGTTGAAGGATTAGGCTTTGCAATTCCAATTAATACGGTCATCCCAGTAATCGAAGAGCTAGAAAGAAATGGTGAAGTTCGTAGACCGACATTAGGTATTGGTCTACTAGACTTAACAGAAGTACCAGCATTTTATCAACAGCAAACACTTCGTTTACCTGAAGAAGTAACAACAGGAGTAGTAATATCAGAAGTTGTTCAAGGATCACCTGCAGATCGTGCAGGCGTGCAACAATATGATGTTGTTATAGAGATGGATGGAGAAAAAATCGAAAACTCAATTGATTTACGTCAACATCTATATAATGAAACAGAAGTTGGTGACACATTGAGCATGAAGGTTTATAGGCAAGGTAAAATAGTTGAATTAGAGTTAAAATTAAC